One Penicillium oxalicum strain HP7-1 chromosome III, whole genome shotgun sequence genomic region harbors:
- a CDS encoding WD repeat-containing protein slp1: MATASVSTPVKTHPGIFSSKTAGGRMPLTPSPNTRVTPRASDESSPFTPQKADAGYEKPKSVYGGNLSSYFAKSSSNKTTTSKPSVTRSSLAKPSIPKISVPKTAAAKPAATKPAVAKSSVTKTSRTHRDSPKSNIARTRHSPKHLQLGVSDWSLTGTGPSSTGQTPVKERPRREVPTRARPSKTTVRIPHNAGDRFIPNRSASEGLVTSGAAKPNESQRPKTSGSEGSTVLASAASAFDISGRGVEDELTAALDNLGLDDSEQPSYTRPAPDAVAYESSLADACGVNLNTRILAFKPAPPESSKPIDLRAQYNRPLRSAKSQGAQFRRRVQTAPERVLDAPGLLDDYYLNLLDWSSGNQVAIGLERNVYVWSAESGTVSCLLESAPDTYISSVKWSGDGAYVGVGLGTGEVQIWDVEEGTKLRSMYGHDSRVGVMGWSKHLLSTGARSGLVFNHDVRIADHKVAELVSHTSEVCGLEWRSDGAQLATGGNDNLVNIWDARSLSAPKFTKTNHRAAVKALSWCPWQLNLLATGGGSYDRHIHFWNTTTGARTNSIDTGSQVTSLRWSNHYREIVSSSGFPDNSLSIWSYPTLVRNVEIPAHETRVLHSSLSPDGQMLATAAADESLKFWKVFERKPGSSASSSREGGVGSKAQLTKSMTIR; the protein is encoded by the coding sequence ATGGCCACTGCTTCGGTCTCAACGCCAGTGAAGACCCATCCTGggatcttctcctccaaaacAGCTGGTGGTCGTATGCCATTGACTCCATCACCTAACACACGAGTGACTCCAAGGGCATCCGACGAGTCGTCCCCATTTACTCCACAAAAGGCCGACGCAGGCTACGAGAAGCCCAAATCGGTTTATGGTGGAAACCTGTCCTCATATTTTGCCAAGTCATCCAGCAATAAAACTACCACCTCGAAGCCCTCAGTCACCAGGTCATCGCTTGCCAAGCCCTCTATCCCTAAAATATCCGTGCCAAAAACGGCAGCCGCAAAGCCCGCAGCGACAAAACCCGCCGTTGCAAAGTCCTCTGTCACCAAGACTTCACGAACGCACCGTGATTCTCCCAAGTCCAATATTGCACGCACTCGGCATTCACCAAAGCATCTGCAACTCGGGGTGTCTGACTGGTCTCTCACCGGCACAGGTCCGTCGTCGACCGGGCAGACCCCTGTAAAAGAACGCCCGCGACGAGAGGTGCCGACTCGGGCTCGTCCGAGCAAGACGACTGTTCGAATCCCACACAATGCCGGTGACCGCTTTATCCCCAATCGCTCAGCCAGTGAAGGTCTTGTGACTAGCGGCGCTGCGAAACCCAATGAGTCCCAACGTCCCAAAACAAGTGGGAGCGAGGGTTCGACTGTTCTTGCCTCTGCAGCCAGTGCATTCGATATCAGCGGACGTGGCGTTGAGGATGAATTGACGGCAGCCCTGGACAATCTGGGGCTGGACGACTCTGAACAGCCAAGCTACACCCGTCCAGCTCCCGATGCCGTTGCCTACGAGTCGTCCCTGGCCGATGCTTGTGGTGTAAATCTGAACACCCGCATTCTCGCATTCAAGCCTGCGCCGCCAGAGTCATCTAAGCCCATCGACCTCCGGGCTCAGTACAACCGGCCCCTTCGATCTGCCAAGTCTCAAGGCGCTCAATTCCGACGACGAGTGCAGACTGCTCCTGAGCGTGTTCTGGACGCACCCGGTCTTTTGGATGACTACTATCTTAACTTGCTGGATTGGAGCTCTGGAAACCAGGTCGCCATCGGTCTGGAGCGCAACGTCTATGTCTGGTCGGCCGAGTCTGGCACTGTCAGCTGCCTCTTGGAGTCGGCGCCTGATACCTACATTAGCAGCGTCAAGTGGAGTGGCGATGGTGCTTACGTTGGAGTTGGGTTGGGAACTGGTGAGGTGCAGATTTGGGATGTTGAAGAGGGCACGAAGCTTCGCAGCATGTACGGCCACGATTCCCGCGTCGGTGTGATGGGCTGGTCCAAGCACTTGCTGTCCACAGGAGCACGCAGCGGTCTCGTTTTCAACCACGATGTTCGCATCGCCGATCACAAGGTGGCCGAGCTCGTATCCCACACCTCCGAAGTCTGCGGTCTCGAGTGGCGCTCCGATGGTGCTCAGCTTGCGACGGGCGGTAATGACAACCTCGTCAATATTTGGGATGCTCGCTCGCTGAGTGCGCCCAAGTTCACCAAGACCAACCACCGTGCTGCCGTCAAGGCTCTCAGTTGGTGCCCATGGCAGCTAAACCTGCTCGCGACTGGTGGTGGATCGTACGATCGTCACATTCACTTCTGgaacaccaccaccggtgCTCGCACAAACAGCATCGATACCGGATCACAGGTCACCAGTCTCCGGTGGAGCAACCACTACCGTGAGATTGTCAGCTCAAGCGGATTCCCAGACAATTCGCTCAGTATCTGGAGCTATCCGACCCTGGTGCGCAACGTTGAGATCCCTGCCCACGAGACTCGTGTTCTTCACAGCAGCCTGAGTCCTGACGGCCAAATGTTGGCCACCGCGGCTGCCGACGAAAGCCTGAAGTTCTGGAAGGTCTTTGAGCGCAAGCCGGGTAGCAGCGCCTCGTCTTCTCGCGAGGGTGGCGTTGGTAGCAAGGCTCAGCTCACAAAGTCCATGACCATCCGCTGA
- a CDS encoding Beta-glucosidase 1B, with the protein MGSIEQSHLPADFLWGFATASYQIEGAVEEDGRGPSIWDTFCKIPGKIAGGGSGDIACDSYHRTHEDIALLKACGAKAYRFSLSWSRIIPLGGRNDPINKKGLQFYVKFVDDLLDAGIIPMVTLFHWDLPDELDKRYGGFLNKDEFVADYANYARIVFQALSPKVKYWVTFNEPWCSSVLGYNNGSFAPGHTSDRTKSPVGDSSTEPWIVGHSILVGHGAAVKIYREEFKERDGGEIGITLNGDWAEPWDPENPADVEACDRKIEFAISWFADPIYHGKYPDSMIKQLGNRLPAWTPEDLALVQGSNDFYGMNHYCANFIRAKTGEPDPNDIAGNLELLLEDKNGVSVGPITQSPWLRPSAIGFRKLLKWLSERYGYPKIYVTENGTSVLGESDMPLEQLLNDEFRVQYFTDYINAMADAYTFDGVNVRAYMAWSLMDNFEWAEGYETRFGVTYVDYENDQKRIPKKSAKAIGQIFDQLIQKA; encoded by the exons ATGGGATCGATAGAACAATCTCACCTGCCGGCCGACTTTCTCTGGGGATTTGCCACAGCCTCGTACCAAATCGAGGGTgccgtggaagaggatgggCGAGGTCCCTCAATCTGGGACACTTTCTGCAAGATCCCGGGCAAGATTGCGGGTGGTGGATCGGGCGACATCGCATGCGACTCGTATCATCGCACCCATGAGGACATTGCCCTGTTGAAGGCATGCGGTGCTAAAGCGTACCGGTTCTCACTATCCTG GTCTCGAATCATTCCTCTCGGCGGCCGCAATGACCCCATCAACAAGAAGGGTCTCCAATTCTACGTGAAGTTTGTGGACGATCTCCTGGACGCCGGCATCATTCCCATGGTGACTCTCTTCCACTGGGATCTGCCCGACGAGCTGGACAAGCGGTACGGGGGCTTTCTGAACAAGGACGAGTTCGTGGCCGACTATGCCAATTACGCCCGCATCGTTTTCCAAGCCTTGAGCCCCAAGGTCAAGTACTGGGTCACCTTCAACGAACCGTGGTGCAGCTCGGTGCTCGGATACAACAACGGCTCCTTTGCCCCCGGCCACACCAGTGATCGCACCAAGAGCCCCGTGGGTGACAGCTCAACTGAGCCGTGGATTGTCGGCCACAGCATCCTTGTAGGTCACGGTGCCGCGGTCAAAATCTACCGTGAGGAATTCAAGGAGCGCGATGGTGGTGAGATTGGTATTACGTTGAACG GCGACTGGGCCGAGCCTTGGGACCCCGAGAACCCGGCCGACGTGGAAGCTTGTGACCGCAAGATTGAGTTCGCCATCTCATGGTTTGCCGACCCGATCTACCACGGCAAATACCCCGACAGTATGATCAAACAGCTCGGCAATCGTCTCCCCGCCTGGACTCCCGAAGACCTCGCTCTCGTGCAAGGCAGCAACGATTTCTACGGAATGAACCACTACTGCGCCAACTTTATCCGTGCCAAGACGGGCGAGCCCGACCCCAACGACATTGCCGGGAACCTGGAGCTACTTCTTGAGGATAAGAACGGAGTCAGTGTCGGGCCCATCACGCAATCACCCTGGTTGCGCCCTTCGGCCATTGGTTTCCGCAAGCTGCTGAAGTGGCTCAGTGAGCGCTACGGATATCCCAAGATCTACGTGACGGAGAATGGAACCAGTGTCCTTGGCGAGAGTGACATGCCCCTGGAGCAGCTGTTGAACGACGAATTCCGTGTTCAGTACTTCACCGATTACATCAATGCCATGGCTGATGCGTACACGTTTGATGGCGTCAATGTTCGCGCCTACATGGCGTGGAGTCTGATGGA CAACTTTGAATGGGCCGAGGGCTACGAGACCCGCTTCGGCGTGACTTATGTCGACTACGAGAACGATCAAAAGCGGATTCCCAAGAAGAGTGCCAAGGCCATCGGTCAGATCTTTGATCAACTCATCCAGAAGGCATAA